In one Armatimonadota bacterium genomic region, the following are encoded:
- the argC gene encoding N-acetyl-gamma-glutamyl-phosphate reductase, with protein sequence MSKHIPAAVLGGTGYVAAEMIGHLINHPSFRLDALVSASQAGSRVDEVFPHLTGPAGDLCFKTWEDADALFQSRRKVAVFSALPHGDAAALLDGLLARSAADVTIVDVSADFRYRASDAYSAVYGKPHPAPSLLDRFVCALPDLEKATPDGHVSHPGCFTTCVTMGLAPLFSAGLLEPHVHVSAVTGSTGAGRQPGAGTHHPHRQSSMWAYQPLCHRHRPEIEFLLQPYEPDAAVTFVPHSGPFARGIHATSFATLRKAVDLEQAVAECRQFYSKSPFVTVGTKMPELKSIVGTNRCHIGIAIEGKNIVVTSVVDNLVKGAAGGAVQWMNRLFGLQETEGLMNAVPGWV encoded by the coding sequence ATGTCTAAACACATCCCCGCCGCCGTTTTGGGCGGCACCGGCTATGTCGCTGCCGAGATGATCGGCCACTTGATCAACCATCCGTCGTTCCGATTGGACGCACTCGTTTCGGCTTCGCAGGCTGGTTCAAGGGTGGACGAGGTGTTCCCCCACTTGACCGGCCCGGCGGGCGACCTTTGCTTCAAGACCTGGGAGGACGCCGACGCGTTGTTCCAAAGCCGCCGCAAGGTGGCGGTCTTTTCCGCTTTGCCGCACGGTGACGCGGCCGCGCTGTTGGATGGCCTGCTTGCGCGCTCGGCCGCCGATGTCACGATCGTGGATGTTTCGGCCGATTTCCGTTACCGGGCATCCGATGCTTATTCAGCGGTTTACGGCAAACCACACCCGGCGCCTAGCCTCTTGGATCGGTTCGTTTGCGCCTTGCCAGATTTGGAAAAGGCAACCCCGGATGGGCATGTGTCGCACCCCGGCTGCTTCACCACTTGTGTGACGATGGGGTTGGCACCGCTCTTTTCTGCGGGTCTGTTGGAGCCGCATGTCCACGTGAGTGCGGTCACGGGTTCGACCGGTGCCGGCCGGCAACCGGGGGCGGGAACCCACCACCCCCACCGGCAAAGCTCGATGTGGGCCTACCAGCCCTTGTGTCACCGGCACCGACCAGAAATTGAATTCCTCCTCCAGCCCTACGAACCAGATGCGGCCGTTACGTTCGTCCCGCACAGCGGTCCGTTTGCCAGGGGGATCCACGCAACCAGCTTTGCGACCTTGCGAAAAGCGGTTGACCTGGAGCAAGCGGTTGCGGAATGCCGCCAGTTCTATTCCAAGTCCCCGTTTGTGACGGTGGGCACCAAGATGCCAGAGCTCAAGAGCATCGTCGGCACCAACCGGTGCCACATCGGCATCGCAATCGAAGGCAAAAACATTGTCGTGACCAGCGTGGTCGACAACTTGGTGAAGGGTGCCGCCGGCGGGGCGGTGCAGTGGATGAACCGGCTCTTTGGACTGCAGGAAACGGAAGGTCTCATGAACGCCGTCCCGGGGTGGGTCTAG
- the argG gene encoding argininosuccinate synthase yields the protein MKTAALAFSGGLDTCWCIPVLQSQGYRVVTVTVDVGGFDDAELTEIEGRSRFLGAERHITVPASEMFFDETLRHLIAGNVMRGGVYPLCVGAERSLQARETARVAQDLGATAVGHGCTAAGNDQIRFEVALRTLAQGMEILAPVRDLAPKRPEQLALLKQRGLDFPADKAAYSVNSGLWGVTIGGEETTGTKSSIPESQWQRTKNAFDIPQGPFQTTLGFERGIPTSLGAERLAPVELIRKLDKLAGSYGIGRGIHMGETILGIKGRVAFEAPAATVVVMAHRELEKLTLAKRQISLKDQVAALYGEWIHEGLATDPATRMAEALFNESQVSVTGTVHLEFRTGSCFVTGVESPFSLHAASRAVYGESVGEWTPEDAKGFCRIYGLSGVLHARANGGSQCAP from the coding sequence GTGAAGACGGCCGCCCTTGCCTTTAGCGGGGGGCTCGACACCTGTTGGTGCATCCCGGTCCTACAAAGCCAGGGGTACCGCGTGGTCACGGTAACCGTGGATGTCGGCGGGTTTGACGACGCTGAACTGACGGAGATCGAAGGGCGCAGCCGGTTCCTGGGGGCAGAGCGGCACATCACCGTCCCGGCTTCCGAGATGTTCTTTGATGAAACCCTGCGACACCTGATTGCCGGCAACGTGATGCGCGGAGGGGTTTATCCGCTTTGCGTTGGGGCGGAACGGTCGTTGCAAGCGCGGGAGACGGCGCGGGTCGCCCAAGATCTTGGGGCCACCGCCGTTGGCCACGGGTGCACTGCAGCCGGGAACGACCAAATCCGGTTCGAAGTCGCCCTCCGCACATTGGCCCAGGGCATGGAGATCTTGGCCCCGGTCCGCGACCTGGCCCCCAAACGCCCGGAGCAACTGGCGTTGCTCAAACAACGTGGTCTTGATTTCCCCGCCGACAAAGCCGCCTACAGCGTCAATTCAGGGCTTTGGGGCGTGACGATCGGGGGAGAGGAGACCACGGGCACGAAATCCTCCATCCCAGAATCTCAGTGGCAGCGGACGAAAAACGCCTTTGACATCCCGCAGGGGCCGTTCCAAACGACACTCGGGTTTGAACGCGGAATCCCGACCTCACTGGGCGCTGAACGCCTGGCTCCCGTGGAACTGATCCGCAAGCTCGACAAACTCGCCGGGTCGTACGGAATCGGCCGGGGTATCCACATGGGCGAAACAATCCTGGGGATCAAGGGACGGGTTGCGTTTGAAGCGCCGGCCGCGACCGTCGTCGTCATGGCCCACCGCGAGCTCGAAAAACTCACTTTAGCCAAGAGGCAGATCAGCTTGAAGGATCAGGTCGCCGCCCTTTATGGCGAATGGATCCACGAAGGGTTGGCCACCGACCCGGCCACCCGGATGGCCGAAGCCCTCTTCAATGAATCACAAGTTTCTGTCACGGGCACTGTGCACTTGGAGTTTCGGACGGGTTCGTGTTTTGTCACCGGAGTAGAGTCGCCGTTCTCGCTGCATGCGGCCAGCCGGGCCGTTTACGGGGAATCGGTGGGTGAATGGACCCCCGAAGACGCAAAAGGCTTTTGCCGGATTTATGGATTGAGCGGCGTCCTCCATGCCCGCGCCAATGGGGGAAGCCAGTGCGCGCCTTGA
- a CDS encoding arginine repressor yields the protein MIGTKESRQALIRELISNAVVPNQDVLQRLLGEAGYTVTQSSVSRDLADLGVVKEGGRYVLPAQGLAASLGIIDVAAAGPNLLVLKTATGAAPLAGVKLDALSLPAIAGTISGDDTIFVATPDAAAQNAVLAKLGWQQ from the coding sequence ATGATCGGAACCAAGGAGTCAAGGCAGGCGTTGATCCGCGAGTTGATCTCAAACGCCGTGGTGCCCAACCAAGATGTGCTGCAGAGGCTTTTGGGCGAAGCCGGCTACACGGTGACGCAAAGCAGCGTCAGTCGCGACCTTGCCGATCTGGGCGTGGTCAAAGAAGGAGGTCGGTACGTTTTGCCTGCGCAGGGTTTGGCGGCCAGCCTCGGGATCATCGACGTTGCCGCGGCCGGCCCTAACCTCCTGGTCCTCAAAACCGCGACGGGGGCCGCCCCGCTTGCCGGCGTCAAGCTCGACGCCCTTAGCCTCCCTGCAATTGCGGGGACGATCAGTGGCGACGACACGATATTTGTGGCGACACCGGATGCTGCGGCCCAAAACGCCGTCCTCGCAAAGTTGGGGTGGCAGCAGTGA
- the add gene encoding adenosine deaminase, whose protein sequence is MVSIEQCRAMPKVELHVHLEGSIRPQTLIRLAEKNKVALPADTVEGLAEWYRFRDFPHFVEIYTAVSSCIRTPEDIEFVATEFLQGQAEQNILWSEATYTAGTIAKESGIPLDEQLGALGEAMVYGHEQLGIHMGLIIDIVRGWPVDYAMEVADWAIRSMGRGVVALGLSGIEGVGQTAPYAEVFALAERAELPIVPHAGETQGAYSIWDALEYTGCQRIGHGIRCLEDKELVRELRRRGTVLEVCPTSNICLTPIPDLGHHPIAEMHDLGLAVTINSDDPPMFGTTLSDEFARCSAAFGWDGQTLSGLIRTAAESSLCPERDTLTARVSQ, encoded by the coding sequence GTGGTCTCAATCGAACAATGCCGGGCGATGCCCAAAGTCGAACTCCACGTCCACCTAGAGGGCTCGATCCGACCCCAAACCCTCATCCGGCTGGCAGAAAAGAACAAGGTCGCACTCCCAGCAGACACCGTGGAAGGGCTTGCCGAGTGGTACCGCTTCCGGGACTTCCCCCATTTCGTCGAAATCTACACGGCTGTCAGCAGTTGCATTCGAACGCCCGAAGACATCGAATTTGTCGCCACGGAATTCCTCCAGGGCCAGGCTGAACAAAACATCCTTTGGAGCGAAGCCACATATACCGCCGGAACAATTGCCAAGGAGAGTGGCATCCCGTTGGATGAACAATTGGGTGCCTTGGGAGAGGCTATGGTTTATGGTCACGAACAGCTGGGCATCCACATGGGCTTGATCATCGATATCGTCCGAGGTTGGCCCGTGGATTATGCGATGGAAGTCGCCGATTGGGCGATTCGGTCAATGGGGCGCGGGGTGGTTGCGCTCGGGCTTTCGGGTATCGAAGGCGTCGGTCAGACGGCCCCTTATGCCGAGGTGTTCGCCCTGGCCGAGCGGGCGGAGCTCCCCATTGTCCCGCATGCCGGAGAAACACAGGGTGCTTATTCAATTTGGGATGCTTTGGAATACACCGGTTGCCAACGGATCGGGCACGGGATCCGGTGCTTGGAAGACAAAGAGTTGGTCAGGGAGCTCAGGCGTCGGGGCACGGTTTTGGAAGTCTGCCCAACGTCCAACATCTGCCTGACCCCCATCCCCGATTTGGGCCACCACCCGATTGCGGAAATGCATGACCTCGGCCTGGCTGTGACCATCAACAGCGACGACCCGCCGATGTTCGGAACGACCCTGAGCGACGAATTCGCCCGGTGTTCGGCGGCCTTCGGCTGGGACGGCCAGACCTTGTCTGGGCTGATCCGAACCGCTGCCGAGTCCTCTCTTTGTCCCGAACGGGATACGCTCACCGCCAGAGTGTCCCAGTAA